Proteins encoded together in one Erinaceus europaeus chromosome 11, mEriEur2.1, whole genome shotgun sequence window:
- the CKMT2 gene encoding creatine kinase S-type, mitochondrial, which yields MTSAFSKLLTGRNASLLFATLGTSALTTGYLVNRQKVCAETREQQKMFPPSADYPDLRKHNNCMAECLTPSIYAKLRNKVTPNGYTLDQCIQTGVDNPGHPFIKTVGMVAGDEESYQVFADLFDPVIKLRHNGYDPKVMKHPTDLDASKITHGLFDERYVLSSRVRTGRSIRGLSLPPACSRAERREVENVAITALEGLKGDLAGRYYKLSEMTEQDQQRLIDDHFLFDKPVSPLLTCAGMARDWPDARGIWHNYDKTFLIWINEEDHTRVISMEKGGNMKRVFERFCRGLKEVERLIQERGWEFMWNERLGYILTCPSNLGTGLRAGVHVKIPKLSKDPRFSKILENLRLQKRGTGGVDTAAVADVYDISNIDRIGRSEVELVQIVIDGVNYLVDCEKKLEKGQDIKVPPPLPQFGNK from the exons ATGACCAGTGCCTTCTCGAAGTTGCTAACTGGGCGGAATGCCTCTCTACTGTTTGCTACCTTGGGTACCAGTGCCCTGACCACTGGGTACCTGGTGAACCGGCAGAAAGTGTGTGCTGAGACCCGGGAGCAGCAAAAGATGTTCCCACCAAG CGCAGACTACCCTGACCTGCGCAAGCACAACAACTGCATGGCCGAATGCCTCACCCCCTCCATCTATGCTAAGCTTCGCAACAAGGTGACACCCAATGGCTACACCTTGGACCAGTGTATCCAGACGGGTGTAGACAACCCCGGTCATCCTTTCATCAAGACCGTCGGCATGGTGGCGGGTGACGAGGAGTCCTACCAG GTTTTTGCTGATCTTTTTGATCCTGTCATTAAGCTAAGACACAATGGCTATGACCCCAAGGTGATGAAGCACCCCACGGATCTGGATGCATCCAAG ATCACCCACGGGCTGTTCGATGAACGCTACGTGTTGTCCTCCCGCGTCCGCACGGGCCGCAGCATCCGCGGGCTGAGCCTGCCCCCCGCCTGCTCCCGCGCAGAGAGGAGGGAGGTGGAGAATGTGGCCATCACTGCCCTGGAGGGCCTCAAGGGGGACCTGGCCGGCCGTTACTACAAGTTGTCTGAGATGACTGAGCAGGACCAGCAGAGGCTCATTGAC GATCACTTTCTGTTCGATAAGCCAGTGTCCCCTTTACTAACTTGTGCTGGGATGGCCCGAGACTGGCCAGATGCCAGGGGAATCTG gcATAATTATGACAAGACATTTCTCATCTGGATAAATGAGGAAGACCACACACGGGTGATCTCTATGGAAAAAGGAGGCAATATGAAAAGAGTATTTGAGCGATTCTGTCGTGGACTGAAAGAA GTGGAACGCTTAATCCAAGAACGAGGCTGGGAGTTCATGTGGAACGAACGCCTGGGATACATTCTGACTTGTCCTTCGAACCTCGGCACGGGATTACGGGCTGGTGTCCACGTTAAGATCCCAAAGCTCAGCAAG GACCCACGCTTTTCTAAGATCCTAGAGAACCTCAGACTCCAGAAGCGAGGCACAGGTGGTGTGGACACCGCAGCCGTGGCTGACGTGTATGACATTTCCAACATTGATCGAATTGGACGGTCAGAG GTCGAGCTCGTGCAGATAGTCATCGATGGCGTCAATTACCTGGTGGATTGTGAAAAGAAGCTGGAGAAAGGTCAAGATATTAAGGTGCCACCACCTCTTCCTCAGTTTGGCAACAAGTGA